A window of the Lolium perenne isolate Kyuss_39 chromosome 7, Kyuss_2.0, whole genome shotgun sequence genome harbors these coding sequences:
- the LOC139833602 gene encoding uncharacterized protein, with protein MPPRKRKGGFKKKIKAVAELVGLSSGSSSQTRPPSAPPSPPPRRKNAQPRRLRTPSPSPPPAEDDDEEQWGGEDEEDGEEHGGQDEEAGGEDGGEDGGEDSGEDGGEDGGEDGGEDLEEDEGLGGMPQELDPTLVWSPPVEEVYVAAEERLEPRDKKPYRRGITKLPKLKTWAFRDVVLVPAGKSMFKYGDPRRKPTREYPNILGGIIRKHFPGIVNLPTGGRDVAWTWKHYSYAEDPSGKYGNMQERVVRHFWKYFKRAEGKEIACDVILHELCRK; from the exons atgccgccaagaaaaagaaagggagGTTTCAAAAAGAAGATCAAGGCCGTGGCTGAGCTTGTGGGACTTTCGAGTGGTTCGTCGTCGCAGACACGTCCTCCTAGCGCTCCTCCTAGCCCTCCACCACGGAGGAAGAATGcccagccacggcgacttcgtaccccttctcctagtcctcccccagccgaggatgatgacgaggagcagtggggtggggaggacgaggaggacggtgaggagcacggtgggcaggacgaggaggccggtggggaggacggtggggaggacggtggggaggacagtggggaggacggtggggaggacggtggggaggacggtggggaggacctCGAGGAGGATGAGGGGCTGGGGGGTATGCCGCAGGAGCTAGACCCGACCCTAGTTTGGTCTCCGCCGGTGGAGGAGGTGTACGTTGCAGCCGAGGAGAGGCTGGAACCacgggacaagaagccgtataggcgcgggattacgaaactccccaagctaaaaacttgggccttccgcgatgttgttctcgtgcccgctggaaagag CATGTTCAAGTATGGCGACCCGAGGAGGAAGCCGACACGTGAGTACCCGAACATCCTTGGAGGCATAATTAGGAAGCATTTCCCTGGGATTGTCAATCTCCCTACTGGTGGCCGCGACGTGGCTTGGACTTGGAAGCACTACAGCTACGCGGAAGATCCTAGCGGCAAGTACGGAAACATGCAAGAGCGGGTTGTCCGCCacttctgg aaatacttcaagagggctGAGGGCAAGGAAATTGCGTGCGACGTTATCTTACACGAGTTGTGCAG gaagtga